The genomic stretch tttttcacacacactttttcttaGAAGAGACACTTGATACTTTCTCCAGACTCCAGGTCCTGAGTCTTctcaagttttgaaaatctctcTCTTAGATTCTCCAGCTCCTTCTACTTTTCTTCCATCTGCCTGCTCAATTCTAACTGCATCTTTAAGTTTGAAGTCAAACTATCTTGCTAAACTTCTTGAGGGATGACCTCCACCAGgttctcctctgcctccgtctTGGATTCTTCTTCATGCCTATCCTCCATCTCCTCTCTGTGTAATATCCTCTTAATATCCtccttctgcctctctctcaagCTGTTTATTATGTTCTCCATCTTAATTTTCCTCTGCTGGTATATTCTGAGTTCTTGTTCCAGTTCACTTTTTCGCTTGCTATTCTTTTCTTCCTTGAACTTTCTCTTTAGTTCAGTCATTTGCTTGTTCAGTTGTCTGAGCTCTTCTTCATGCTCTTGTATCACTCCATGAATCTTTCTCAAAGGGTTCTCCACCATTTCTCTAGAGTTAGGGTCTTCCCTAGCTTTCCTCTGTCCTCCTTCTTCCAGTGTGATCTTCTTTTCTGGTTCTCTGATCTGAGCTTCTGTCTCCAGGTAGATCTCACTGCTGTAGAACTTCTCTCTGTTCCCTTCTACTATATTCTGGATcttctccagcagctctgagacCTGAAACCCCTCTCCACTCTCCTTAATATTGAGACAGTGAAACCTGTTCCCACATTTCTCCACAAGGCTCTGGACCTCCTGGTTTCCTGACTGGACAAACTCTTCAATCTTCTTCTCTTGGTCTTCATCAGTGACGGTGAAGAGGATAATGGTGTTCCTCCAGCATCTCTCTCCAAACATCTCCTCCATTCTCTGCAGcatgtctctctcctcccctgaGGTCTGCTTCACTGGTATGACTAGGAGGAAGGCGTGGGGTCCTGGGGCCAACAGATGGACACAGAGTCCCACGTCCTGTCTCAGCTCTTCCAGAGAGAGTCCAGGACTGAAATAGTCAGGAGTGTCCACCACAGTCACCTGCCTCCCAGCCACCTGGCCCTGTCTGCTCTCACTCTGCTGCCTCACTGTAGATGCTCCAGCGCTGCTCCTCTCCTCTCGGCCCAGGAGCCTGTTTCCTGCTGCACTCTTCCCACTTCCAGTCCTCCCCAGCAGAACCAGCCTCAGCTCTGATACACCACCAGACTCTGGAGGAGACTCTCCACTCACTGCAGATCAACAAGAATGAAGGGGTTCATTTattagtgagtgtgagagaatggTCTGTCTAGAGAAATATTTCAGAAACTATatgaatgtgtgattatttactGAATGGAGGAAGTCCTTCTTTACTGTTTCTCCTCCTGAGTGGAGCTGGGTCTGGAGTCTCTTCACTGACTGAGAAACCACAGAACCACAATAAACGCGTATTCTTAAAGACAGTTTGTGGATAGTTAATGCTGTGGAAATGAGTGAGTATCTCTTTATACACACAACTACTAGTTATTTACTGAAATGTGGCCAGAGCAAAATATTATACtcaacatataaataaaaacgaagtattaaaaatattataaaaaataaactttagTTATAATcatgttataataatattattttaatcataaatCAAATCCTCTATTACATTAAACAGAGACATGTGTCATAAAACCttcagtaataaaaaaatattctaaaaaaaGTTTCCTGCAGCTGCTTGTTTCTCTTGTCTAGAAGTCTGTCTTTCTCCTGAAGCTGTGTGCCTCTCTCTCCATTAGCTATGTGTCTCGTTCTGTTATaatgttctgtttctctttcagctCTCTGCCCATTTGTTCGAATTGTTCTTTTGTTTCTGTAAGAAGTGAGTCTTTCTCCTGCAGCATTTTGTCCTTCATCTGAAGTGTCTCTGTGTTATTTGTCacaagtttttctttctctttgtctttttctctcagttcttcatttctctccattaaaagtctctctctgtctttaacGATGACTTTCAGTCCTTTTAACTCTGTGagaaacacattaataaaacactCAGGATCAAACTGGTCACTTTCCTGATTTCACAtaaatttatacacatttataaatagGAATAatgactgtttatttattacatttaagaaATCACAATAATTATAATGTGATGTGCAAAATTATGGCACATTTTATATTCCATGCTCCATTAAATATGTTCAATTAATAACATAAAGTGTGCATCTAAATCTGCAGATTCTAACTTCCCTGTAATTTACacttagaaaataaaatgtgatttgaGAAGAGTGTAAAAATGATATAAACACATTGGACTCTTCTGTTACTAAACAGAGAATAAAAGGCAGAACTAtctgtgacttttattttgtatctttTCATTACTCACCCGTCCTCAGAGCAgattcctccattttctttctctcctcttctgtccattctctgtcGCTCTGTAGACGTGAATAAAACAGTGTGAAGGTTCATGTATGAAGTTAATATTGATGTGATATGAACAATAACTGAGtctctgtttaaatcactgttgaAGTGTGGGTCTGAATCACTGAGAGCTGAGATCACTAACAGTTCAGACTCTGAGGACTTTCACTGATTTAAACTCAGACTGTGTTTGAAAAACAgtgacatttaaaggaacactgtagtatttctaacttaaaattacagcttctaaatgactgatgttccactgagctttaacagggagaatagagcctctgttgtggcTACGCCgggtcctctgctggtttactgcactaagcaacttctgaatcaaGGGGCGGGGGGCTCTCACAAGAAAAGTGTAACACTTTACAGCACAAATCTCACGGGTGTTTACCTCTCTACAAGAATAATCTAGCTCAGTATTCACAGTACGGACAtaatagcagagagagagagagagagagagagagagagagagagagaaagagagagaaagagatgtttgtgtgaattacactcagcagcaggtagggggagctcaggagacaaaaggAGAGGCACAGACAAGATTAAAACACGATCTGATCCAACAGAGTCAAACTGAGCTAATAAAATCTAAACAGTGTCACACccttgttctgtcttgtctgttgttgtccctgccatgtgctcacttagcacatggctctatttattattgtttatgtctccgccctagtcccgcctttgttcctcctcctcatcagtgtctcatttgtaaccctgccccctcattatctgtttcaggtgtcccttgtctgtgtggtgtatttaagttcccttgtctctcttCCTTGTGTTGGACATTCCATGTTTGCTTGTCTGTCTTGACTGTTTCTTGAGTTGATTCACATCcctggtctgtctgtttcttccttgtgctttgtgagttgtttggtttgtctatttgtattactctgtttagttctgtgttctagtttaacGTCTGTagctctgtctgtttagctctctctctgtccagttccctgtttgtccagttttctctttctgtccatgtctctctgtctagatCTTTCTTTATCTAAGGTTCCTGTCATGTTGTCCTAGTTTGTTTATCTGTGTTGTTAtcttctgtttaataaaaattactgtgttttagcaaatacGTCTGCCTCCCATCAGTCCGGCGCGATCCTGACAGTGTTAATTTGACCACAGCACAGTGTCTGTATTAAACAAAGTATTTTTAAGtgaaaagatttttttaaaggagaCATGAACATCCAACAAACAAAGTATATTCATCTAAAGACTCTGAACAACAACACACTCT from Hoplias malabaricus isolate fHopMal1 chromosome 2, fHopMal1.hap1, whole genome shotgun sequence encodes the following:
- the LOC136676488 gene encoding GTPase IMAP family member 4-like, with the translated sequence MAKVEVRKQAETEHENTLRNTPESSSATSRVDKVIISQSDREWTEEERKKMEESALRTVSEETPDPAPLRRRNSKEGLPPFMSGESPPESGGVSELRLVLLGRTGSGKSAAGNRLLGREERSSAGASTVRQQSESRQGQVAGRQVTVVDTPDYFSPGLSLEELRQDVGLCVHLLAPGPHAFLLVIPVKQTSGEERDMLQRMEEMFGERCWRNTIILFTVTDEDQEKKIEEFVQSGNQEVQSLVEKCGNRFHCLNIKESGEGFQVSELLEKIQNIVEGNREKFYSSEIYLETEAQIREPEKKITLEEGGQRKAREDPNSREMVENPLRKIHGVIQEHEEELRQLNKQMTELKRKFKEEKNSKRKSELEQELRIYQQRKIKMENIINSLRERQKEDIKRILHREEMEDRHEEESKTEAEENLVEVIPQEV